In Synechococcus sp. A18-25c, a single window of DNA contains:
- the tsaB gene encoding tRNA (adenosine(37)-N6)-threonylcarbamoyltransferase complex dimerization subunit type 1 TsaB, producing MSEWLLALHSSTETLGMALVDARLSIDHAQVQCRSLGRALTNELVCSVQDLLPTQQWSQITRLAVATGPGGFTGTRLTVVLARTLAQQLNVPLHGISSFALMAPRLCRALPESERSSPFSIIQTLPRRGQVAGRYRIVDGMADELEVPRLLGPDEQPSPAVSMTVDVPADVLQLLRCCRFFHDAQRAGPWDPVLPIYPTSPVGTV from the coding sequence ATGAGCGAGTGGTTGCTAGCCCTGCACAGCTCCACGGAAACTCTCGGGATGGCTCTCGTGGATGCGCGTTTGTCCATCGATCATGCCCAGGTGCAATGCCGCTCCTTGGGGCGCGCCCTCACCAATGAACTGGTGTGCTCTGTTCAGGACCTGCTGCCAACTCAGCAGTGGTCGCAAATCACCAGATTGGCTGTCGCTACCGGACCCGGAGGTTTCACAGGCACCCGTCTGACCGTGGTGCTGGCGCGGACCTTGGCCCAGCAACTCAATGTTCCACTGCATGGCATCAGCAGCTTTGCGTTGATGGCCCCGCGACTGTGCCGAGCGCTGCCAGAGTCTGAGCGAAGCAGTCCATTCTCCATCATTCAGACGTTGCCCCGGCGGGGGCAGGTGGCAGGCCGCTATCGCATCGTTGATGGGATGGCAGATGAACTTGAGGTGCCGCGATTGCTCGGTCCTGATGAGCAGCCTTCTCCTGCTGTATCCATGACGGTGGATGTACCGGCGGATGTGTTGCAGCTACTGCGCTGTTGCCGTTTTTTCCATGACGCGCAGCGTGCCGGTCCCTGGGATCCAGTGCTCCCGATCTATCCCACGTCCCCAGTGGGCACGGTTTGA
- a CDS encoding Ycf34 family protein codes for MCICVDCRWVDRCQAYHAVERQHGAPHLAETPDLKPVDPRIHISVMDLPDAQVGVEWDVRACGSFERDAGRWLRLRPGQELPR; via the coding sequence ATGTGCATTTGCGTGGACTGCCGCTGGGTGGACCGATGCCAGGCCTATCACGCGGTGGAGAGGCAGCATGGTGCCCCTCACCTGGCGGAGACCCCGGATCTGAAACCCGTTGATCCCAGGATTCACATCAGTGTGATGGATCTCCCTGATGCACAGGTCGGCGTTGAGTGGGATGTGCGCGCCTGTGGCTCGTTTGAGCGTGATGCCGGCCGCTGGCTTCGGCTCAGGCCAGGACAGGAGTTGCCGCGATGA
- a CDS encoding CCA tRNA nucleotidyltransferase, producing the protein MASQLWSSLQPERWPLGIDQLPTGAVLVGGAVRDGLLGRLPDTPDLDFIVPEKALASARRLAEEHGGACIVLDAGRDMARVALKGWTIDLARQDGATLNEDLNRRDFRLNAIGLKLDDAIPRLQDPTGGLKDLREGRIVAVQEKNLQDDPLRLLRGIRLMAELDMTMDSRTLEMIQRNRELLKDAAPERIQAEVLRLVAAPAADCAIRTAREIDLLHPWSTRDAMAFSQGSEAVSAGSALLTANERDQALPLARLTALLTDAGLKQLRCSRQQMHRCERLRHWWAQTLGQEPCVHPDQLSEQDRLKLHQDLENDLPAFILTLPGPEQQHWLRRWRNPEDPLFHPRPPIDGNSLQQDLKVTPGPILGALIRHLTLERAYGRLTNREQALSAARSWLSHHSVSTATNGSCD; encoded by the coding sequence ATGGCTTCTCAGCTCTGGAGCAGTCTTCAACCAGAACGCTGGCCGCTGGGTATCGACCAGCTTCCAACCGGCGCTGTACTGGTGGGAGGCGCGGTGCGCGACGGGCTGCTCGGCAGGCTGCCCGACACTCCAGATCTTGATTTCATCGTTCCCGAAAAGGCTCTCGCCAGTGCGCGCCGGTTGGCTGAGGAGCATGGAGGAGCCTGCATCGTGCTGGATGCCGGACGAGACATGGCTCGCGTCGCCCTGAAGGGATGGACCATCGACCTGGCCAGACAAGACGGTGCAACGCTGAACGAGGATCTGAACCGACGCGATTTCCGCCTCAACGCCATCGGTCTCAAGCTGGACGACGCGATCCCTCGTCTGCAAGATCCCACGGGAGGACTGAAGGATCTGCGGGAGGGCAGGATCGTCGCCGTTCAGGAGAAAAACCTTCAAGACGATCCCCTGAGACTGCTCAGAGGGATTCGGCTGATGGCGGAACTCGACATGACGATGGACTCACGGACGCTGGAAATGATTCAGCGCAACCGAGAGTTGCTCAAAGATGCAGCCCCCGAAAGGATTCAGGCCGAAGTGCTCCGACTGGTCGCGGCACCCGCCGCAGATTGCGCGATTCGAACCGCAAGGGAGATAGACCTCTTGCACCCCTGGAGCACAAGGGACGCCATGGCGTTCTCCCAGGGTTCAGAAGCGGTCAGCGCTGGCTCTGCACTGCTGACAGCCAACGAACGCGATCAAGCACTTCCCTTGGCTCGACTCACGGCCCTGCTGACAGACGCTGGACTTAAGCAGCTCCGCTGCAGCCGTCAACAAATGCATCGATGTGAGCGGCTTCGCCATTGGTGGGCGCAGACGCTGGGACAAGAGCCCTGCGTCCATCCCGATCAGCTGTCGGAACAGGATCGACTCAAGCTTCATCAAGATCTTGAAAACGATCTCCCAGCCTTCATTCTCACCCTGCCGGGACCTGAGCAACAGCACTGGCTAAGGCGTTGGAGAAATCCTGAGGACCCGCTATTCCATCCACGACCACCGATCGATGGCAACAGCCTCCAGCAAGACCTTAAAGTGACTCCAGGGCCGATCTTGGGCGCGCTGATCAGACACCTGACCCTAGAGCGCGCGTATGGTCGTCTCACTAACCGCGAGCAGGCGCTCAGCGCAGCGCGATCCTGGCTTTCCCATCACTCGGTTTCAACCGCTACGAATGGGTCCTGTGATTAA
- a CDS encoding RNA-binding protein gives MSVRLYIGNLPQNFESKELEAQLANVGEGIRFKAVLDRETGACRGFGFANIDDEKVADAVIEQFNGKEFGGNALRVERSERRDNNAGGGRRGQNNGHAPGSARKAVNKVVHSDAKAEEAPDPRWAGELSKLKDLLANQKTAV, from the coding sequence ATGAGCGTGCGTCTTTACATCGGCAATCTGCCGCAGAATTTTGAGAGCAAAGAGCTTGAAGCTCAGCTCGCCAACGTCGGGGAGGGGATTCGCTTCAAGGCCGTTCTCGACCGCGAAACCGGCGCTTGTCGCGGGTTTGGTTTCGCGAACATCGACGACGAGAAGGTCGCTGATGCCGTGATTGAACAGTTCAACGGCAAGGAGTTCGGAGGCAATGCTCTTCGCGTCGAGCGTTCTGAGCGGCGCGACAACAACGCTGGCGGCGGTCGCCGGGGTCAGAACAACGGCCACGCACCGGGCTCCGCGCGCAAAGCCGTGAACAAGGTTGTTCACAGTGATGCCAAAGCTGAGGAAGCCCCTGACCCACGCTGGGCTGGCGAACTTTCAAAGCTCAAAGATCTTCTGGCCAATCAGAAAACCGCTGTCTGA
- a CDS encoding cyclic nucleotide-binding domain-containing protein: protein MRKFAVDKGDYIYHSEDASSAIYLVKAGMIEMTTQYPETGEGVDSTHGPGHVFGEVEIIDSRPRIASARAAKACQLIEIPREELMEILYVKPEKSLMLGKSTFEHLKALYDDASLDSDLERLREEMHVSIRDAVVAHESRVVKSHNGMAAIAVPIILLVLLAGASYWFFHRA, encoded by the coding sequence ATGCGCAAGTTCGCTGTCGATAAAGGCGACTACATCTACCACTCGGAAGATGCCAGCAGTGCCATCTATCTCGTGAAAGCGGGCATGATTGAGATGACAACGCAATATCCCGAGACGGGCGAAGGCGTCGATTCAACCCATGGCCCCGGGCATGTGTTCGGAGAAGTTGAAATTATTGATAGCCGTCCTCGAATCGCCAGCGCCCGCGCTGCCAAAGCCTGTCAGCTCATCGAGATTCCCAGAGAGGAGCTCATGGAAATTCTCTACGTCAAGCCAGAGAAAAGCTTGATGCTTGGGAAATCAACGTTCGAGCACCTAAAGGCGCTGTATGACGATGCTTCTCTGGATTCTGACCTCGAACGTCTTCGCGAGGAGATGCACGTCAGCATTCGTGATGCCGTCGTGGCCCATGAATCTCGCGTGGTGAAAAGCCACAACGGTATGGCTGCCATCGCCGTGCCGATTATTCTGCTGGTGCTCTTAGCTGGCGCGTCTTACTGGTTCTTCCATCGCGCCTAG
- a CDS encoding HlyD family efflux transporter periplasmic adaptor subunit — MASQPNNRHALRKGLIIAGVVAAGAIGWSVLKPKPSPPPVVSQPKEVTALGRLTPEGSLVPLSIPAGTAGGNEIVKRWFVGEGDTITKGQVLVRLSSYDELQSALAQAESKLKSTGALLPFLKVSQNRGKELFQDGAISEEELAKTTASILERQADVAAAKASVEQARSQLSSAEVRSPLDGQLIRIYSWPGMKQTDEGLAVIGRTNSMQVWAQVFQTDVNRLRIGQLATVKAETGGFEGEVQATLKSIIGKVSQRDLFAVAANNDVNARVILVKLDIAPEYQQQLSNLSGLNVIVRFKP; from the coding sequence ATGGCGAGCCAGCCCAACAATCGCCACGCACTCCGAAAAGGTCTCATCATTGCTGGGGTTGTCGCTGCTGGTGCCATCGGCTGGAGCGTTCTCAAGCCAAAGCCCAGCCCTCCTCCGGTTGTCAGCCAACCCAAAGAAGTCACAGCGCTCGGCCGTCTGACACCTGAGGGAAGCCTTGTTCCTCTTTCCATTCCGGCAGGAACCGCTGGTGGGAATGAGATCGTTAAGCGTTGGTTTGTCGGCGAGGGCGACACGATCACCAAGGGGCAAGTGCTCGTCAGACTCAGCAGTTACGACGAATTGCAATCGGCACTGGCACAAGCTGAATCCAAATTGAAGTCGACAGGTGCGCTGTTGCCCTTTTTGAAGGTCAGCCAAAACCGCGGCAAAGAACTTTTCCAGGACGGTGCCATTTCTGAGGAAGAACTGGCCAAAACCACCGCCAGCATCCTGGAACGGCAAGCTGACGTCGCTGCCGCTAAGGCGTCCGTCGAGCAGGCCCGTAGCCAATTGTCGTCAGCGGAGGTTCGCTCTCCGCTCGACGGTCAGCTGATCAGGATCTACAGCTGGCCAGGAATGAAGCAGACCGATGAAGGATTAGCAGTCATCGGCCGCACCAATTCGATGCAAGTTTGGGCGCAGGTTTTTCAGACCGACGTCAATCGATTGCGCATTGGCCAATTAGCAACCGTCAAAGCCGAAACCGGAGGTTTTGAAGGTGAAGTGCAGGCCACGCTGAAATCGATTATCGGCAAAGTATCCCAGAGAGACTTATTTGCAGTAGCAGCCAACAACGATGTCAATGCTCGCGTCATTCTTGTGAAACTTGACATCGCCCCTGAATACCAACAGCAGCTGTCCAATCTGAGCGGCTTGAACGTCATCGTTCGCTTCAAGCCATGA
- the devC gene encoding ABC transporter permease DevC, translating into MSQITSWFQRLNLNDLPLAWLQLKRQPVRYLVAVTGIGFAALLMYMQLGFQSGLLKSATKFYNALETDLVLISPATVNSGSFQQFPQSQLFQALGIEGIRETIPLYIANINAQQLDGIKPTSLRMIGYDPDLQVLNVQAINDQSGKLKTPGFVLFDTLGSRIKTGPVGKTFEADGPLDMISSDFEKTFRIKGLFSLGSTFVADSNLIGSEATALQLASRQINLGEISLGLIRVDKPTDVPRVQADLRALYGDEIQVLTKPQLIKQERDYWNNVSSFGVIFGFGTIMGLLVGGVVVYQVLYTDVSDHLKEYATLKAMGFSSQFILIVVIQEAILLGVSAFIPATIVSAALYAGLSAVSGIELQMTPDKSLLVGALTISTCAIASAIAIRKLSDADPASVF; encoded by the coding sequence ATGAGCCAAATCACATCTTGGTTTCAGAGGTTAAATCTCAACGACCTACCTCTAGCTTGGCTGCAACTCAAACGACAACCAGTGCGCTACTTGGTTGCCGTCACGGGAATCGGATTTGCCGCTTTGTTGATGTACATGCAGCTTGGCTTTCAATCCGGCCTTCTGAAAAGCGCCACCAAGTTCTACAACGCACTTGAAACAGATCTCGTGCTGATTAGCCCTGCGACAGTGAATAGCGGCAGTTTTCAGCAGTTTCCTCAATCACAGCTTTTTCAAGCACTGGGCATCGAAGGCATTCGCGAAACCATTCCGCTTTATATCGCCAACATCAATGCACAACAACTCGACGGGATCAAGCCAACATCCCTTCGGATGATTGGATACGACCCTGATCTCCAGGTTCTGAATGTCCAAGCCATTAATGACCAAAGCGGCAAACTGAAGACTCCTGGTTTTGTTCTGTTCGACACCCTTGGATCAAGGATTAAGACAGGTCCAGTTGGGAAAACTTTTGAAGCTGACGGGCCTCTCGACATGATCTCATCAGACTTTGAAAAGACGTTCAGAATCAAAGGCTTATTCTCACTTGGCTCAACCTTCGTCGCCGACAGCAATCTGATTGGCAGCGAAGCAACAGCGCTACAGCTTGCATCAAGACAAATCAATCTTGGCGAAATTTCCCTAGGTCTGATTCGAGTCGACAAACCCACTGATGTTCCGAGAGTTCAGGCCGATCTTCGCGCGCTCTACGGCGATGAAATCCAAGTTTTGACGAAGCCGCAGCTTATTAAGCAAGAAAGAGACTACTGGAACAATGTTTCATCTTTCGGCGTCATCTTTGGTTTCGGAACTATTATGGGTTTACTGGTAGGGGGTGTCGTTGTTTACCAGGTTCTCTACACCGATGTCAGCGACCACCTCAAGGAATACGCAACCTTGAAGGCGATGGGCTTTTCAAGCCAATTCATCCTCATCGTGGTGATTCAAGAAGCCATTCTCTTGGGCGTGTCAGCATTCATCCCTGCGACCATTGTGAGTGCAGCTCTTTACGCAGGTTTGAGTGCTGTGTCAGGCATTGAACTGCAAATGACGCCTGACAAATCTCTACTGGTTGGCGCTTTAACCATCAGCACCTGCGCCATTGCCTCTGCAATCGCGATCCGCAAGCTCAGTGATGCCGACCCCGCATCCGTCTTCTAA
- a CDS encoding ATP-binding cassette domain-containing protein — translation MHDDITMKPVISTQNLCHSYGKGELRTEILHNLNFDVYSGEITLLVGPSGSGKSTLLTLLGALRSVEEGSIQVLNQELNGASEDVLMQTRRRIGFIFQSHNLVSSLTVLQNVQILLQLTEANPQKRRDKACELLEAVGLSHRLNHYPEELSGGQRQRVAIARALAPEPDLILADEPTASLDSQSGQDVVELLGKLARDRGSAVLLVTHDLRLLKDADRIWAIEDGRINPWDESKNSSAH, via the coding sequence ATGCACGACGACATCACGATGAAACCCGTCATCAGCACTCAAAATCTCTGCCACAGCTATGGGAAAGGCGAGCTGAGAACAGAAATTCTGCACAACTTAAATTTTGATGTTTACAGCGGTGAAATCACACTGCTTGTGGGGCCCTCAGGCAGTGGGAAGAGCACGCTTTTGACGCTGCTTGGAGCCTTGCGATCCGTCGAAGAAGGGTCCATTCAGGTTCTCAACCAAGAATTGAACGGAGCCAGTGAAGACGTGCTAATGCAGACGCGACGTCGCATTGGTTTTATTTTTCAAAGCCACAACCTCGTCTCGTCACTGACGGTTCTGCAGAATGTGCAAATTCTGCTTCAGCTCACTGAAGCTAATCCGCAGAAACGTCGTGATAAAGCTTGTGAATTACTCGAAGCCGTCGGACTCAGCCATCGACTCAATCACTACCCAGAAGAGCTCTCCGGTGGTCAGCGTCAACGCGTTGCGATTGCACGGGCTTTAGCACCAGAGCCTGATCTCATCTTGGCTGATGAGCCAACAGCATCCTTGGACAGTCAGTCTGGTCAGGACGTGGTTGAACTGCTCGGCAAACTTGCACGCGATCGAGGCAGTGCTGTGCTTCTCGTCACCCACGATCTGCGTCTTCTGAAAGATGCTGATCGTATCTGGGCCATCGAAGACGGCCGCATCAATCCTTGGGATGAATCCAAAAACAGCTCAGCCCACTAA
- a CDS encoding alpha/beta fold hydrolase, with translation MPAQDTTSHSAASIYPQEWLDEWNWGDHRISFVRTSNTTNAQTAVLIHGFGACKEHWRHNVSALTEQFNVAAVDLLGFGSSDKPQSRLASEPEVDGSTLYCIDLWAQQVVSFLDAYKLQNVQLVGNSIGGVVALRAAEMLETRSTPAEGVVLIDCAQRAIDDKRVAEQPPFRALGRPLLKQLVRQRWITGPLFRSLARPSIIRKVLELAYPTGAGVDDQLVSVLHRATTDSGALESFRGFINLFQDHLAPELLERLTTPVRVIWGEADPWEPVEQAQRWTAFESVYELKTVPCLGHCPHDEAPDQINPILINMLCTAISNTTGEPE, from the coding sequence ATGCCAGCTCAGGACACAACATCCCATTCAGCAGCATCCATTTATCCTCAAGAGTGGCTGGATGAGTGGAACTGGGGCGATCACAGGATCAGCTTCGTCAGAACGTCAAACACCACCAATGCCCAAACCGCTGTGCTGATCCATGGCTTTGGGGCTTGCAAGGAGCACTGGCGCCACAACGTCTCAGCACTGACAGAGCAGTTCAATGTGGCAGCGGTCGATCTTCTGGGATTTGGGTCAAGCGATAAGCCTCAATCCCGACTTGCATCCGAGCCGGAAGTTGACGGCAGCACGCTCTATTGCATCGATTTATGGGCTCAGCAGGTGGTGAGCTTTCTCGACGCTTACAAACTTCAAAACGTGCAGCTTGTCGGCAACTCCATCGGTGGCGTCGTCGCACTGCGTGCAGCTGAAATGCTTGAGACCCGATCCACACCCGCAGAAGGTGTCGTTCTGATCGACTGCGCTCAACGCGCCATTGACGACAAACGTGTGGCAGAACAACCGCCATTCCGTGCACTGGGCAGACCGTTGCTCAAACAACTGGTGAGACAACGCTGGATCACCGGTCCCTTGTTTCGCAGCCTCGCGCGACCATCCATCATCCGCAAAGTTTTGGAACTGGCTTATCCCACCGGAGCAGGCGTCGATGACCAACTGGTGTCCGTTCTCCATCGGGCAACCACAGATTCGGGAGCGCTGGAATCATTCCGAGGCTTTATCAACTTGTTCCAGGATCACCTTGCACCTGAGCTTCTTGAGAGGCTCACAACGCCTGTGCGTGTGATCTGGGGAGAAGCTGATCCCTGGGAGCCGGTGGAACAGGCCCAACGATGGACGGCTTTTGAGAGTGTCTATGAACTGAAAACAGTCCCATGCCTGGGCCACTGCCCCCATGACGAAGCCCCTGACCAGATCAACCCGATCCTGATCAATATGCTCTGCACCGCAATCAGCAACACCACAGGAGAACCCGAATGA
- a CDS encoding MFS transporter — protein MNKRVLIILCLVVAVDSASFGLLLPVVPFFVDQLTGSFNAIAVTSVTATYSGLQFLGAPVIGRLSDRWGRRGILTVAVGISALALIGQGLSTSLTMLLLFSALNGASSGVFAVSQAMVADAVEDRDQRTVGFGAIGAALGLGFIIGPGLGGALGALNPRYPFVVAAAFCIINVILIRLHLPESRQRKSPTELDQQRQPNPLLTSGSGRLRKLISIYFLFYLGFSAFSGIFVLAAKDRFNWGPQPTSLVLVYVGVVAVIVQGALLPRLLKRLRPDRLSMIGLTLVAIAMFGVSVIKQGSSLYITQLLFAGGVGLSTPGLRSSMSLCVSEDQQGVLGGLSQSVVSLTSLVGPLLAGQLFERAGYSATFQVQAYLVIGAIALLISMPRIPSQTHPQEVKTPSA, from the coding sequence ATGAACAAGCGTGTCTTGATCATTCTCTGCTTGGTGGTGGCCGTCGACTCCGCCAGCTTTGGCTTGCTTCTCCCTGTTGTTCCGTTCTTTGTGGATCAGCTGACGGGATCCTTCAATGCAATCGCCGTCACCAGTGTGACAGCAACCTATTCCGGGCTTCAGTTTCTAGGTGCCCCCGTGATCGGCCGGCTCTCAGATCGCTGGGGTCGTCGTGGAATCCTCACCGTCGCAGTCGGCATTAGTGCCCTTGCACTGATTGGCCAGGGGCTCTCCACTTCACTCACGATGTTGCTGCTGTTTTCAGCTCTGAACGGTGCCTCATCAGGCGTCTTTGCGGTTTCACAAGCAATGGTGGCCGACGCCGTTGAAGACCGAGACCAACGAACGGTGGGGTTCGGAGCCATCGGGGCTGCACTTGGGCTGGGATTCATCATTGGACCAGGGCTGGGAGGTGCTCTCGGGGCATTGAATCCGCGCTATCCGTTTGTGGTGGCGGCAGCCTTCTGCATCATCAACGTGATCCTGATCCGCCTCCACCTTCCAGAATCACGTCAACGCAAATCTCCAACGGAGCTTGATCAACAGCGCCAACCCAACCCTCTGCTGACGAGCGGATCGGGCCGCCTGCGCAAACTGATCTCCATCTATTTCCTCTTCTATCTCGGCTTCAGCGCATTCTCGGGAATTTTCGTGCTCGCAGCAAAGGATCGCTTCAACTGGGGACCCCAACCCACGTCCCTAGTTTTGGTGTATGTCGGAGTCGTGGCTGTGATCGTTCAGGGAGCGCTGCTCCCTCGTCTGCTGAAGCGATTGCGACCTGATCGTCTGTCCATGATCGGCCTCACGCTGGTTGCCATCGCGATGTTTGGCGTTTCAGTGATCAAACAAGGCAGCAGTCTTTACATCACACAACTCCTGTTTGCTGGTGGTGTCGGTCTCAGCACACCTGGGCTTCGCTCGTCGATGTCGCTGTGCGTTTCAGAAGATCAACAGGGTGTGCTTGGTGGGCTCTCCCAATCCGTGGTCAGCCTGACATCCCTCGTGGGACCTCTGCTCGCCGGACAGTTGTTCGAACGTGCTGGCTACAGCGCGACGTTTCAAGTTCAGGCTTACCTGGTGATTGGAGCCATTGCACTACTCATCTCGATGCCGAGGATCCCTTCACAAACTCACCCTCAAGAGGTGAAAACACCCTCGGCATAG
- a CDS encoding VOC family protein, with protein MTKRLPIEALDHVALTVSDPDRSMQWYQDILGFKPASMEGLKQGPPYLLRVAEGNYLNLFPSDSVPMKSVPDHSTVAMRHVAFRVTYESMAKVQQSLEERGLAVTGFDYGPRCRALFISDPDGHQIELIGYAEGVFTS; from the coding sequence ATGACCAAACGTCTTCCAATTGAAGCTCTCGACCATGTTGCGCTTACGGTCAGTGATCCTGATCGTTCGATGCAGTGGTACCAGGACATTCTTGGTTTCAAGCCCGCATCGATGGAAGGTCTTAAGCAAGGCCCTCCTTACCTCCTTCGTGTGGCAGAAGGGAATTATTTGAACTTGTTTCCCTCTGATTCCGTTCCGATGAAGTCTGTTCCGGATCACAGCACTGTTGCCATGCGCCATGTCGCCTTTCGCGTGACTTATGAATCGATGGCCAAGGTTCAACAATCACTGGAAGAGCGAGGTCTTGCAGTGACGGGGTTTGATTATGGACCTCGTTGTCGCGCCCTGTTCATTTCAGATCCCGATGGGCATCAAATTGAATTGATTGGCTATGCCGAGGGTGTTTTCACCTCTTGA